ACCCTGGCGCAGGAACTGATAGCGCTTCTCGGCAGTCGCGGTCGCCAACGCCGCTTCCAGCTTGCAGTTAGCAAGCACAACTTTGGAGTCCGGATTGAGATCCGACATGAAGTCGCCGTCTTCCGTCTCTTCGTCTTCCTTTTCCTGCAGCAGATAGTCATAAAGGCGCACTTCGGCATCGATCGCATCGGCCGCGGCCACCCAGTGCAGGACGCCTTTCACTTTGCGGCCCGCGGCAATGCCGCTGCCGCTTTTCGTGTCGACGTCATACGTGCAGCGTAGTTCGACAATCTGCCCGGCAGCGTCTTTGATCAGCTCTTCGCATTTGATGATATAGGCGCTCTTTAGGCGGACTTCCTGCCCCGGCGCTAAACGGAAGAATTTCTTCGGCGGATTTTCCGCAAAATCCTCCTGCTCGATGAACAGTTCACGACCGAATTTCACTTTGCGCGTGCCCATTTCCGGTTTGTCCGGATGGTTTTCGAGTTCAAGCTCTTCCCATTGTCCTTCAGGATAATTGGTCAGCACGATCTTGAGCGGGCGCAATACCGCCATCGCACGATCGCCGCGCTCGTTCAAATCTTCGCGGATGCAATGTTCGAGCATCGCCACATCGACCGTACTGTTGCTTTTCGCCACGCCGATACGTTCGCAAAAATCGCGAATCGCTTCCGGCGTATAACCGCGCCGGCGCAGACCCGAAAGCGTCGGCATGCGGGGATCATCCCAGCCGTCGACCAGGTTCGCTTCGACCAGCGCACGCAATTTTCGTTTGCTCATCACGGTATTGGTAATGTTCAAGCGCGCGAATTCGATCTGTTGCGGCCGGTCTTCAAAGCCCAGCGCGAGCAACGTCCAGTCGTAGAGAGGACGATGATCCTCGAACTCGAGCGTGCAAATCGAATGCGTGATGCCTTCGAGCGCATCGGAAATCGGATGCGCATAGTCATACATCGGATACAGGCACCATTCGTCGCCGGTCCGGTGGTGATGCGCCCGCATGATCCGATAGATGACCGGATCGCGCAGCGTGACATTCGGCGAAGCCATGTCGATCTTGGCACGCAGGACGCGCGAGCCGTCAGCAAATTCGCCGTCTTTCATCCGCATGAACAGATCGAGGTTCTCCTCGACGCTGCGGCTACGGTAAGGGCTTTCTTTGCCCGGTTCGGTTAAAGTACCGCGGTATTCGCGCATCTCCTGCGGCGTCAAATCGCAGACGAACGCCTTGCCGCGCCGGATCAGTTCGCAGGCGCATTCATACAGTTTCGGAAAATAATCTGAAGCGTAGAACATGCGTCCTTCCCAGTCAAAACCAAGCCAATGGACGTCTTCCTGAATCGAGTCGACATATTCGACCTCTTCCTTGCTCGGATTCGTATCATCGAAACGCAGGTTGCACTTTCCCTGGTATTCTTTCGCCAGACCGAAATTCAAGCAGATGGACTTCGCGTGGCCGATATGCAAATAGCCGTTCGGCTCCGGCGGAAACCGGGTATGCACGCGGCTCTTATGGTTACCGGCTTTCAAATCTTCATTGATGATCGCCTGGATAAAGTTTGTGGAAACGACAGTATTTTCGGACATTGTAAAACCCCTCTTCCATTTTGGCCTCAATAGTGAACATTTCGTCACAATCCCGCTTTTTTCCTGCCGGACAGGAAAAAGAAAGGAGACGCCGCCGCCGGATCGCGCGATCCGGCGTTTGACGCCTCTTGGTTCCTGTTATCCGGCGATGATCCGGACGATATCGAGCGCTTCGGGTCCGCTCAGGTTGATGAATTCGCCCTGCCGCGTCCGCAGCACTGGCGCGGGCGTGAACACGCTGCCGAAATAAAGGATTTCCGCTTCGCGCCCGTCGCTGAGTTCTACGACGTTTCCGACGAAGCAGTCCTTCAGGTTGTCGAGAAAGACCGTGCAGACGTCAGGATCGAGCCGGTCATACATTTCTTCCAGCATGATCTTGATCACCGAAAGCGGCGTCGCCTTGCTCTTGAAGACGCGATCCGACGTCATCGCATCATAGGTATCGACGACCGCGAGGATCTTCGCATAAGGATGGATTCGTTCCTTCTTGACGCCGCTCGGATAACCGCTGCCGTTCATCCGTTCATGATGTTGCAGAATCGCAAGCGACACATCGTTTGAAATCACGCCGGAGTCCTGCGCCAGTTTATAGCCGATGATCGGATGCAGACGCATGACCTTCATTTCCTCGTCCGTAAGGCGAAGCGGCTTGTTCAGTACCGGCAACGGGATCTGCGTCTTGCCCATGTCATGCAGCAGGCCCGCAAGCGTCAGTTCTTTCAGCTGCGGCGCTTTGTAACCGAGCCAGTGTCCGAGTACGCCCGCCATGATGCCTACGTTGACCGAATGGACGAAGGTGTATTCGTCGACCGAACGGTCGCGCTGCAGATAATTCAGCGCGCCCGCAGTATTGACCATCGGCAGGAGGGCTTCTTCGACCACCTGGTTCATTTCCCGTGTCGGAATCTTTTTAAAGCGGCGCACAGCATCAAAGGTTCTCTGCATCGTTTGCGTCACCGCATCATGTTTCCGCTGAAAATCAAGGCGCAGCGGCGAGGGAGGCCTGTCAAACGCCGTCAAATCAGGTCCGCTTTCGCCTTTGATATGAATGTGCGATACGCCCTGTCCGCGCAGGCGTTGAATCAGCGTTTCCGTCAACACAGTCCCTTCGGTAAGTAAGATCTTGCCGTTATCGCGCAAGATCGCTTTGGCAAGTTCCATGCCGGGAGTGACATCGACCAGGGAACAGGCGCCGCCTTGTTGTACTGACATGTACTGCATACCTCCTGCTGCATAACGCATATCCCGCGCTTTGAAAACGCCAGCATGCTAAAATTCCGTAATAATTTCTTAATAATTACATTTTTACAGCATTCTACATTTTTCTCAAAACCCCTGCAGGACTTTCGTCACTATCGCGAACATTCAGCCCTTACGCTCGGGCATAACAGTAGAGGCAGGCCATGCTACAGGGCTGAAGATAGCTGCCGATATCGCGACTCGCACTGCAGCCGCAGGCCGGTCGCTGCCCGGAATCTTTGGCGCGTGAGACCTTTCCGCCGAAGAGACCTTCGAGCAGTGATCCGTCGATGCAGACGCCCGCTTGGATTCCCGGCACTTTTTCCAAAAGCGGCGTCGCGCAGGAATAGAGCGAAAAACCGTACGTGGCCGCCGTTTGCGCCATTTCTCTCGCCACGCGCAAAAGAAGTTCCGGTTCCTGCTGTACTGTCAGCTCCGCCTCTTGCAAACGTCGCGCGACTTTACCGTACGCGGCCAAGGCGGACGTCGTGATCCGGCAACCGTAAAAGTCAAGGCCCTCCAAATCGGCGCAAAGCCGCGCAAACGCGCTGAGCCGGGCTGCAGCGTCCTCCGCCCCGAGAAATAGCAGCGGATCAAAGCGGATATTAAACTGCCGTGCGCCATAGCTGCGCCTGAGTTTTTCGAGCGTGCGCAGCGTTTGCGCATAATCCGGCGCATGCGGCTCTAAAAGACGAGGATAACGATTGATCGTGTATTGAAAATATAAAGGATAATCGGCCAATCGCCCGGGATCATCCGCCACCTTTTGATAATCCTTGCTCCAGAGGACGATGCTGTGGACTTTCTCCGGCCTCAGATCCACGCGGTAACTTTGCGCGGGTCGGGCCGGGTTCGGCACCATCAGCTCGCCTGCACGCAAAACCTCCTGCAGCCAGGCATAGTGGCAGGCCGGCAGATCCGTGCGCCTTGACGCCGATAGAACAGGCTTCATGTCGCCAGCACCGTATCGACGTATTGCTGCCCGAGCCTGGATAATTCGACCCGCGCCGCGGTCCAGTCGAGCAGTTTGCTTTCCACTTTCTCCTCTTCGCCGCTTGGCGCGAGTACGATTAGATTGACCGCATCATCGAACTCGCGTTGGCTGATGCTGTAGCCGTGCAGGCCGAGCTGGTTCTCGAGCGTGCCCAGCAAGGAATAGTCGCAGCGAACGGCAAGCTGCGTATGCAAACGCCGTTCGATCAAACCGCTTTCTTTGATGCCCTCGACGACCGCCTGGCCATAGGCTCTGACCAATCCGCCCGCCCCGAGCTTGATGCCGCCAAAATAACGCGTCACCACGACCAGCGTATCTTTGAGCGCTTGTTTCTTCAGCACTTCGAGCATTGGACGTCCGGCCGTGCCGGATGGTTCGCCGTCATCGTCCGCTTTCTGCAGTTCGTCGCGTTCCCCGATGATATAGGCCACGCAATTATGTGTGGCGTCCCAGTGCTCTTTGCGCAGCTTGGCGATAAAGGCCAGCGCCTCTTCCTCGCGCTCCGCCCGCGTGACATAGGCAATGAAACGGGAACGCTGTATTTCAATTTCACGGCAGCCGTAACCGGCAACCGTCCGGTAACAATCGATCATCTTTCAGTTCACCTCATCCATCAGCATACCACAAAAAAGAACGAAGAAAAACCGGCTCTCAAGAAAGAGCCGGCATCCTGATCGTGAAACGGCTACCCTCACCCGGCATGCTGCTGCACTCGATCCCGCCCTGCATTCGTCCGGTCACAATGTTGTAGACGATCGACATGCCAAGCCCCGAGCCGCCGCAGGATCGTTTGGTCGTGAAAAAAGGATCGAAGATCTTCTCGAGCACCTCCTCCGACATCCCCTTGCCGTCGTCACCATAAACCAGCACAAAGCCGTCCTCCTCTTTGCTGACTTCAATCCGGATGCAGCCTGCCTCATCGCCGTCATAAGCGTGCAGCAGCGAATTCATCAGCAGATTGGTCAGCACCTGCGCAAAATCGCCGGGGTAACCGTCCATTTCATAGCTGTCCTCACAAACGATTTCAATGCGGTGTTTCGTTTTTTTCAGCTTGGCATGCAGACTCAGCAAGATCTCTTCGATATATTCACGCAGTCTAAAGACGCGCCGGATCTCACCGGCCTGATCGACCGCGACTAGCTTGAAATTCTCGATCTGCCGCTTGGCACGCTCGAGGTTCATTTCCAGCATCAAGACCGCTTCGCCGCTTTGCGTGACATAGTCCTGCAGCGCGCTGCGCGTTAGCTGTCCGCTGGTAAAGTCGCGTTCCAATTTCAGCGTGCTTTGTTTCAGATGCGACGCCAGCGTTACGCCGATGCCGAGCGGCGTATTGATTTCATGCGCAGTGCCCGCCACCAAATCGCCCAGTGCCGCCATTTTTTCCATTTGCACGAGTTTGACTTGCGTCCTGGTCAACTGCGCCACCGTATTGACCAGTTCCGCATTGATCCTCTGCAATTCCTGGTTCGTCTCTCTCCACTCCTGTGTGCGCTGCTCGACCTTGCTCTCCAGCTCCTCTTTCGCCAGGCGCAATGCCTCTTCCATTTCCTTACGCTTCGTGATGTCATGCCAGACGAAGAGCGCACATTCCTCACCGTCAAACTCGATCACATCGGCCGAATAGCTGCCGATGCGCACTGCGCCGTCCGCCGCACGCCAGGCGATTTCCTGCTGCCAAAGCGAACCGCCGCCAAGCAGGACCTCAACCACCGCTTCATATTCATTTCTCTTTTCCCAAAGACCGATTTCTTGCGAAGTGCGGCCGATGATGCTTTCCCGTTCGTAACCGAGCATGCGGGAAAAACTGTCGTTGACTTCCAGATAGCAGCGATCAGACAAGCGAACAATGCCAACCACATCGGCTATTTTGTCAAACGCCTTATGAAAACGTTCTTCGGCCGCAACAAGGGCGTTTTGCACATACTCCTTCTCCCTGATCTCCTTTTTTAACAGCAAATTCGCATGTCCTAACTGCGAAACCAGCGTCGCCATTTTGGCGTAAAAAGACATCAGCGCCTCGACTTGCGTCTTTGTCCGGATCGGCACTTCTTCCAGCGCTGCCAGATAGTCCGCCTCCGCAAAACCATACCGTCTGGCCTGCTGTAAGAAACAGTCCCGGTCGATTTCCTCCGTGTCAAAGAAAAACTGCCCATGGCAGATATTGCCGATCCGGCGACCGTCCACCAAAATCGGCGTCATCAAATCCCACATGTTGTTCTTGCATTTATACGCCTTTACCTTGCCGCCTTCGGCTCCCTCGGAAAGGTTCAGATCGCTCTCCAGGCAATTCTTCAGAGTTTCAGGATGGGCACGATGAAAGCGCGTGCAGATGTCCTGCCAGCCTGTTGCGACAAGCACCTGGCCGTCCAGATCGATTATGCCGATGCCGCAGCCCGTTAACGAATAAAAGTCATCCATAATCGTCTGCAATTCGCCGCAATCAATCAGTTCCCGCAACGTCACTTCACTTTCCGCACGCTCCGGCGCATTCATGACCTCCATGTCCTTCCGCCTCTCTTTTCACCGTCTCTCCGCTTCCATTTTTTTCAATATTTCAATTCATTTGTACCACGCTGTTCATGTTTTGTCAATTGCAGTGCGGCAAAAAAAAGAAAGGCGTCGCAAAACGGCCCGCTCAGCCGTTTGCAACACCTTTCCCATCATTTTATTAGCGTTTTTTAACCAGGTTCTTGGCTTTTTCCATCAGTTCGACCTCTTCGTCGTTCGACGGCGTGATGACCAGACCATGCGGCGTCGAGTGTCCTTCGGAGTCGACATGGATGAACGTCATGAAACCGTCGAGCAAGAATTGCTCGTTATCGGCGCGAACAACCTTTACATAGACGACCATGCTGCTGCGGCCTACATAGGTGACCTTGCTTTCGTAACGCACGATGGTTCCTTTCGGTACCGGCCGGGTAAATACCATACCGTGGATATTGAGGCAGACGGTGTTTTCCGGACAGGTCATGTTGGAGGCGGCGACAAAACCTGCTTCCACGAACCACTCTGCGCCGCGACCGGCAAACAACGTACCATGATGATTCAGGTCATTTCCTTTGACTAAGTGATGGGTGATAAAGGTTTTCATGTTTTTCTCTCCTCTACGCATCTTCCCTACAATAGCGGGCAAATCGTTTTCGATTCTTCTCTCTGTTTGTATTCTGCATACAAAAAACATTTCCTGCTAAATTAGAACAAACTTTTCATTCTTTCACTGCAAGCTCTTCGCCGCAAAAGAATGCGCTTTAAAAAGGAAAAAGGCCAGGGCTACCGCCGAGGCCTTTCCTTTCTTATAATGGTTTGCGGTAAAAGAACGGCAGATAGCTGGTAAAGCCGATCTCACGGAAATTCAGGATCGCCTCGGTGCCGCCGACGAAAAGAACGCCGCCCGGTTTGAGCGCAGCAAGGAAACGACGATAGAGCGCATCCTTCGCCTCTTCGGTAAAGTAAATGACGACGTTGCGGCAGAGAATCAGATCAAAACCGCTTTCGAACTTATCGAGCAGCAGGTTGTTGCGTTTGAACTCGACGCGCGATTTGATGTCTTCACTCAAGACGTAATTGCTGTCCACTTTTTTAAAGTATTTCGACTCGCGCGAATTTGAGATGTTCTTGAACTCGGTCGTCGTATAGACGCCCTGTTTCGCTTTCGCCAGGATCTCGACGTCGAGGTCGCTGGCCAGGATGCGATGCCGCACGTTCGGCGTCAGTTCATTCAAGATGATCGCGAGCGAATATGGTTCCGCGCCGATCGAGCAGCCGGCGCTCCAGATATTGAGCTTCGGGCTGGCCTTCAAGAGTTCCGGCAGCACCTTCTGCTCGAGTTCCTGGAATTTCTCCGGCGTGCGGAAGAATTCGGTGACATTGATCGTCATATAA
The Azotosporobacter soli DNA segment above includes these coding regions:
- a CDS encoding glutamine--tRNA ligase/YqeY domain fusion protein → MSENTVVSTNFIQAIINEDLKAGNHKSRVHTRFPPEPNGYLHIGHAKSICLNFGLAKEYQGKCNLRFDDTNPSKEEVEYVDSIQEDVHWLGFDWEGRMFYASDYFPKLYECACELIRRGKAFVCDLTPQEMREYRGTLTEPGKESPYRSRSVEENLDLFMRMKDGEFADGSRVLRAKIDMASPNVTLRDPVIYRIMRAHHHRTGDEWCLYPMYDYAHPISDALEGITHSICTLEFEDHRPLYDWTLLALGFEDRPQQIEFARLNITNTVMSKRKLRALVEANLVDGWDDPRMPTLSGLRRRGYTPEAIRDFCERIGVAKSNSTVDVAMLEHCIREDLNERGDRAMAVLRPLKIVLTNYPEGQWEELELENHPDKPEMGTRKVKFGRELFIEQEDFAENPPKKFFRLAPGQEVRLKSAYIIKCEELIKDAAGQIVELRCTYDVDTKSGSGIAAGRKVKGVLHWVAAADAIDAEVRLYDYLLQEKEDEETEDGDFMSDLNPDSKVVLANCKLEAALATATAEKRYQFLRQGYFCLDAKVSKPGKPVFHRIVSLKDSWGKQQNK
- a CDS encoding HD-GYP domain-containing protein, whose protein sequence is MSVQQGGACSLVDVTPGMELAKAILRDNGKILLTEGTVLTETLIQRLRGQGVSHIHIKGESGPDLTAFDRPPSPLRLDFQRKHDAVTQTMQRTFDAVRRFKKIPTREMNQVVEEALLPMVNTAGALNYLQRDRSVDEYTFVHSVNVGIMAGVLGHWLGYKAPQLKELTLAGLLHDMGKTQIPLPVLNKPLRLTDEEMKVMRLHPIIGYKLAQDSGVISNDVSLAILQHHERMNGSGYPSGVKKERIHPYAKILAVVDTYDAMTSDRVFKSKATPLSVIKIMLEEMYDRLDPDVCTVFLDNLKDCFVGNVVELSDGREAEILYFGSVFTPAPVLRTRQGEFINLSGPEALDIVRIIAG
- a CDS encoding DUF1848 family protein; this translates as MKPVLSASRRTDLPACHYAWLQEVLRAGELMVPNPARPAQSYRVDLRPEKVHSIVLWSKDYQKVADDPGRLADYPLYFQYTINRYPRLLEPHAPDYAQTLRTLEKLRRSYGARQFNIRFDPLLFLGAEDAAARLSAFARLCADLEGLDFYGCRITTSALAAYGKVARRLQEAELTVQQEPELLLRVAREMAQTAATYGFSLYSCATPLLEKVPGIQAGVCIDGSLLEGLFGGKVSRAKDSGQRPACGCSASRDIGSYLQPCSMACLYCYARA
- a CDS encoding YigZ family protein, with protein sequence MIDCYRTVAGYGCREIEIQRSRFIAYVTRAEREEEALAFIAKLRKEHWDATHNCVAYIIGERDELQKADDDGEPSGTAGRPMLEVLKKQALKDTLVVVTRYFGGIKLGAGGLVRAYGQAVVEGIKESGLIERRLHTQLAVRCDYSLLGTLENQLGLHGYSISQREFDDAVNLIVLAPSGEEEKVESKLLDWTAARVELSRLGQQYVDTVLAT
- a CDS encoding PocR ligand-binding domain-containing protein translates to MEVMNAPERAESEVTLRELIDCGELQTIMDDFYSLTGCGIGIIDLDGQVLVATGWQDICTRFHRAHPETLKNCLESDLNLSEGAEGGKVKAYKCKNNMWDLMTPILVDGRRIGNICHGQFFFDTEEIDRDCFLQQARRYGFAEADYLAALEEVPIRTKTQVEALMSFYAKMATLVSQLGHANLLLKKEIREKEYVQNALVAAEERFHKAFDKIADVVGIVRLSDRCYLEVNDSFSRMLGYERESIIGRTSQEIGLWEKRNEYEAVVEVLLGGGSLWQQEIAWRAADGAVRIGSYSADVIEFDGEECALFVWHDITKRKEMEEALRLAKEELESKVEQRTQEWRETNQELQRINAELVNTVAQLTRTQVKLVQMEKMAALGDLVAGTAHEINTPLGIGVTLASHLKQSTLKLERDFTSGQLTRSALQDYVTQSGEAVLMLEMNLERAKRQIENFKLVAVDQAGEIRRVFRLREYIEEILLSLHAKLKKTKHRIEIVCEDSYEMDGYPGDFAQVLTNLLMNSLLHAYDGDEAGCIRIEVSKEEDGFVLVYGDDGKGMSEEVLEKIFDPFFTTKRSCGGSGLGMSIVYNIVTGRMQGGIECSSMPGEGSRFTIRMPALS
- a CDS encoding acyl-CoA thioesterase — encoded protein: MKTFITHHLVKGNDLNHHGTLFAGRGAEWFVEAGFVAASNMTCPENTVCLNIHGMVFTRPVPKGTIVRYESKVTYVGRSSMVVYVKVVRADNEQFLLDGFMTFIHVDSEGHSTPHGLVITPSNDEEVELMEKAKNLVKKR
- a CDS encoding protein-glutamate O-methyltransferase CheR: MSDERDWEQFKQKFNAKAGINLNDYKAAQMQRRITNLMNRHGAKTYVDFFAMLEKDAKMYKDFIDYMTINVTEFFRTPEKFQELEQKVLPELLKASPKLNIWSAGCSIGAEPYSLAIILNELTPNVRHRILASDLDVEILAKAKQGVYTTTEFKNISNSRESKYFKKVDSNYVLSEDIKSRVEFKRNNLLLDKFESGFDLILCRNVVIYFTEEAKDALYRRFLAALKPGGVLFVGGTEAILNFREIGFTSYLPFFYRKPL